GTTAGTTCCTATATCGAgtaaactaatacaaaaatataaaagcaaacGTAACAAGTGATACTTACTGATGTTAGGTGAATCCTCGTAGCAGATCATACGTTTGAGCGCGGGGTGCCGCACCAACAGGTTGGCTACGAGCTGTAGAAGGCCTACGCCGTCTTCCGCGGACGCTACGAGTGCGAGTCGAGACAGACGTTTTGCGAATGCGGCTACTAGACTTTCGGGCAGATGtctaaagaagaaaaaaaccgtattcattatatttttcagtatattattttttataattttgaaaggCGTTATGACAATGGAAGGTTCGaaagtataattttttgtaGACTTCCTTTCGTTTTTCTTTAAAGGCACCTTCCGCACTAACAACAACAATGTCGCTAGAAACAAACGCCTGGccgccaacgtgaacacaaatcgccacgtccccgcgctcgcgaccgccaccgcgcccgcgcgtgccaacgtgaacaagcacttacaaacatacaaacaacagactcCAAGTACAACTTGACTGAAACAACTATTagtggatagcacaaataataattattggtGTGGGAATAACACTCACGTGGAGCTAAGGAATATATCGGCGAGGTGCATGAGTCGCTTCTTGTAGCGCGTGGCGAACATCTCGGGCTCGAACATGGCGTACAGCCGGTCGTACATGTCCGGGTAGTCGATGTTGTGTACACGCACTAGTTCCAACACGCCCTGCAGCGCGAGCATGCTTATTGGACCACCTGTTGGACAACAAATATGTCTAGTAAAGTTACCGTGGACGTAATTTTTTTTGGAAGGGAACTTTTAGTgtagatttcttttttatttaattgtgaaCGTCGTATGTAAAaccttatttaatttgttactgTATTCGAAGAATAAAAAGAGTGGCTAGGAAAATTTTGTTCAGCTCTTTCTAATGATTCTGTGCATTCAGTAACTGTAACTTTGGCTATCacaacagatattttttaagaacGAAGAttgtcaaaatcaaatcatttaagTATGCATTTAGGCCAATACACTTATGAAAGTCGAtaatacagagagtgaatttaccgccagttcggatgGTAGGggcaatgagaagagctggcaagaaactcttggccactctttttaatcgccaaatggttttactGAGAGATACAATACAATAGAGGGACACAGGTTCATTGGACTGATGCTATAGTGGCACAAGCTACAGACCGGCGTCAAGGCTGTCGCACAGCATGTCGGTGGCGAGGTGCGGCTTGGCCAGCAGCGGCATGAGGCGCTCCACCAGCAGCAGCAGCGCGCGGCGGTGCGTGCGCGGCGCGGCGCACAGCGGCCACTGGCACGCGAAGCCCCAGCAGCGGTTGGCGTAGCGCCGGCACACGCCCGGGTTGTACGGGAACGGCGCCTTGTCTGATAAACAACACGagtttagtataattttacccattaatatCCCTCTGCTGGACAAGGGCCtacttccgtaatgagggaggagtcttattatattatatactctTTTACTTTCTAATTATCCTCGAAGAGCTAATCTTGTTTGGGGatagacacaaaatacaaccggACCCGAGACAAGTGTTTGTCTTTCGTAATGTAAAAGTTACGAACTACTGACCATTCACGGCTTGAAAGAGGAAAAAATTATACTAGTATGCCAATGAGTTCTTTAAATGTCTTGTGAAGAACAGCATCAAACACAGTCTTTGTAAAATAACTCTgatactattttgttttagttgcaACAAACAATCAGTTTTTGATAAAAGTCAAACATGTATTATTCTGTAATCATTAGctataaaatactttacatCAATGGATAAAACAAATGTTGTCAATCGAGATGAGAAATGAGTCATTATTTCACAACTATCATGATAAGTCTGTAGATGACATCATTGAGTTAAATAGCAGTTATTCTATTAAGAACTTTATAATATCTTGGAGTAACTGATAAAAGTATGCTCAGAATGACAAGGTGACTGATTATATTGGCTGGATATAAACTAGGTGTGTTGTCCTGCAGTCACATTCATGTTTGAGTTAATTACTTGACTAACTTATATCTTAGCATGATGTGAGATAGCTCATAAGCTTATATGTATAAGTctaggtacaaaaatattacaccagactgtttcttttttattgtcttatggccagcgtggtggactcaaggcctgatcGCTTCCGCATTCCGGGAGcagcttgcccagcagtgggacagtaatgggttaaatttttataatataattaattgttatttatctatacaCATGCATGAATCTAAAGAGATATATAGAGATCGTAGCATGTGGCGattttttattaggtcggggaaaagtctcaaagtacccaaatatcgagcttttgtgcagagaaaagattttattacaagttcatactataatgcgaaaaggctttttccccgacctaatatttactttcaaatattGAACAAGACAGATAAATAGGCTGATGAAATAAGACTTACCATCAGTTCCACAGAGAAGCCTCTCCTCCTTTTCCTCCACGTCCCTCTCCTTGCCCTTGCCTTTGTTGTCCATGGCTATCTCACACACCAGCAACTTGTCCAGCAGCTCTAAGTAGTTTTGTATGTAGATGGATGTTGGGGACctgacaaaaatattgtaggAATTAGCACGATtgtctctcttccatgctatgaatccctaGTACCAAGGTCAGCTAGAGTATGATTATGATGTTAGATGATATTTTGGTAATGAGGTATGGTCTaaacataattcaacatatGCCACAGAAAGTTATTGtaaaatgctatttatttattgtgggGTTACTAGTTGAATGATTTGTGCTCAGAAGCTGAGGTACATTTataggtagtttatctattcaaactgtcctgtttatatgagcttaaacatTATTGAATTGATACATCCGCTAAAAGTACATCAGAAACGGGGgcttagtgtcaaagttcttaCAATCAATTATATAAATGTGATCCAGTTATTATAGTCATTTAAGAATCGTTTTAATTGGGGTTTTTTTCcaataagaaagaaaaaatatgtaaattcaaGAACATTTTCCTTCTGTCTACTTACTTGCGATATGCGAGTGTGGAGAGTACTTTGAGTCCGTACTGTTGAACATCTCTGTACTCTGTGAACTCTTGGAAGCGAGCGATCGGCGCCGACATGGACACCTCCGAGTCTAACAGCATGCTGAAGATGTTCTACAACAATGGAAATGAGAAATAAAATGTGATATTCTGTAACAGTTATTAGACATCAACGTTAAggacatctatactaatattataaagctgaagagattgtttgaacgcgctaatctcaggaactactggtccgatttgaaaaaatatttcagtgttagatagcccatttatcgaggaaggctctaggctatatatcatcacgctacacaaaaggagcagagtacgagtaaatgaatgatacaaaaacggggaaatttttgacctcttctgtgacgcaagcgaagtttcaCGAGTAAGCTAGTTGTTTATATATAGAACTAAACAAATCAGATATTAATCACCCATTGTAATTATAAGAAACAATTATAATGACAATAATGCTGTCTGATTCAATCTTGTTACTTATTTCTTCACCCAATATAACTCGTGTCGTAAGTCATGTTATAAGTGTAAATGTGTAATATGTTACATTGTAAGCACTTGAAAACAAGCAATAACTATCTCGTTACAAACTGGAGACTACATGTAACTATGTAATCAAGTTATAGCATTTAGCTTACATGTCCTGTTTTATAAACTGCCTGTTATATGTTATTGAAGATGGTTATAAAAGAAGACTCCCTAATATCGTGATAACGATCATCGTACGCTGTTATTCGCaagtttacaatttatattgttaaGAATCTATAAAGATATTTGTGGCAATGTTCTAATAAATGTTGGTGCTATTTTCAGCTATGAATACACATAATACAATCGTTTAAACGCGTGAATATCGAGTAATGGTGTCCGAGAAAAACGGCGCCAATCTttaatacaaagttttaaaataattaaacaccaTATAATCATACACAACAGATAAAGCTTGTCTTacaataaatttcataaaattttgttgcTATAGTTTATGGAATTATACAAATACTTATACTGCCCAAAAAGTAGACAGAGTTCAGCGTATTATATATCTAGGTATTGTGTCGTCCATTGTATTTCACTCTCACATAAAGTTCTCAAGCATATtgttaggtcagggaaaaagtctttttgccttatagtatgtatgaacttgtaataaaatctctctggcttcaagaatcacaaatgagtaggtacacggttcattaggtttctttcagtgagctcgtggggTACCCAAATAtggagcttttttgtgtagagaaaagattttattacaagttcatacatactataatgtgaaaagactttttccccaacctaatatgtAGTGAGCTTACCTTGAGCCTCATAGATGGGAAGTAATACCCAGTGAATTCTTCAAGTGGGTGCTTGCCTTCTGCCTGCATGAGCTTGCAGGCGGTGACGAGGGCCTGCAGGCGCGAGCTGGTGCGGCCGCGCTTGATACACTCCACCACGCGGCTGTGTGCTGACTCGTAACACGCGCGCAGCCATCGCTTGTATTCCGCTTCTGGACTGCGATCTATGGACAAACaaaagttataatattaattatatctttTTGTCACAGAACAGTAATGTTTGGAGTAATCTTATTACAAAAGTATTAAGATAATGATGCTGTTTAATGTTCATTGTTATTACATTAGACATTATTGACACTAATTATTAACCAAGTTAAAACATaaggtaataattatttcttatagtCTATATCTTGACAATTGCTTTGTCCAAACCTTTACAAAATTtgcttttattcaaaaaattttcatattctttGTATAGAATGTCCAAATCAAAGTACATTGAGACCATTAAactagataaaaataatgatagaaGGAAAATACATCAACTAAAAAAGTGGTATGCTTCTTTTATCAGACACCAGGATAACAAACACttgaataaaaaacacattgaaatataaaatgaatgaatgaacaaaGCAATGTCCTTGGCACATGCCCTTCAAGTTTTGAATGTGTTTGTGTGGCACATGTCCTTCAGTGTGGCTGAATGTaactatatgtatatgtatacatatatacatgACATCACCACTGTGAAGCTTTGTTGATGTACTTGTATTGATAATGTTACTAGATAGTATCAAAGTGTTACTGTTTTGACCACTAATTCAATTTTCAATGTTAGtgatagaattttatttgttatgatagttttttttacttgtttttatccATGAATGAGCAAGGATATATTCTAGTTTATAGTATCAATCAATATCTACATCAAAATGTTATTGTGTGGTATTTTACCAGCGGTATTTCCCTACTAATCagatagtattatttatattgacctttttaatgaaatcttatattaagttaaattaatgaAACTTTACACTATCATGTGCATCAAATTGAATGCAATTTTTATGCTAGTTTTGTTGACTTCATTGAAATTCTTCACTTCATTTGAAGTCTGGTTATTGAGACTTGTTCTACAAAAACATCTATATTTAGCTGTTGCCAAACAATTTAGAATCAACACAAAAAAGGATGTAAGCTATATACAACCTACAATGAGACATGTGAGTAggtatacaaatacatacatgtgCGTGACCTTGAAACTATAACCAATAGCACATTACTCTATTGAACAATGCTGGCACAGACACAAACCATTCTGCCTACTTGCCTACACCACTGAAACTTTGACattatataaagattatttatataaagcCATCGAACATAATGCCGTTCCGTAACAAGAGCAATTACACAAGAGAGTCGCTCTGCGGTCCAATCAGACTTTTATATAAGCAAATAACGTCACATGTCGCGGAATGTGATCTCTCAGGGTAGTTCCCACAACACCTCCTAACACATCTCGATCATCATATTTGATTCGATATAAACGCCTTCTACGACCAAAACGATGACAACTGCGTCGCATGTATACAgacaaaatcaatattattacaaatgaaaataatctttaGAATTGTACACCGCTTTGGCACTCACCTGCAGGTTTCAATGGGACGATTCCCTCAATTAGATCACCTCGTTTCAAAAGCTCGGTAAATATCACTTCCACAGTAAGCAGCAAGGGCGTATAATTGTCCGTCTCAgcctgaaatataataaataaccatCAATAAAAAACGTAACCTATGACGCAGTTCAATAAAGAGGATTTCGGAACCACCTAGCAAGTTATGCTCACCTCGAACATCTGTAGAATATCAGCAAGATTATTTGCATGCTTTCTGGAATTCAGAAATTCATTTGCTTTATTGCGTAGCTGCGCCGAAAtcatttttgataaattttgttGCACAGCAGccatttttgtattgaaaagaATTTGTCAGACGGGCGGACAGACAACATCAGAAAAACAAATTGGCAAAGTCGcgttcaaaatatttgaaataaatagacAATTCGACCATAGAGTTTTGTAAACAACGTTAAAACCTGAACACTTCTAGTCTATGGTTATAAACAAATTTAGGTTATGTGTCAAATGTGCTGACAATTTAGCGGCATTTGTTTTGAAGAGTAATTTTCTTGAATttggatattattttatcgataGAAGAGGAAAATGGACGGAGATTTGTACGATGAGTTTGGCAACTACATCGGGCCGGACCTGGAGTCTGACTCCGATGACGAACAGAGTGTTTACGGGCAGGACAACAGAGACGCGGATGAAGATGCTATGGAAGAAGATGAAGATGGTGATGCAGAACCTGAAGCTGCTCCCATGTCGGTAGTACTACATGAAGATAAACGGTAAGTGTATATCTTAATAATTGCCTTtaactttgtttacatttacATTTGTTTGTAAACTCTTTGGTTATGTATGTTTTCAAGTGTAAACATATTGTTTACGCCTTGCATAAAGTTTTGTATATCTTACCAATAACTCACAAAAGTGACCtgataatatatcatcacgtttgCATCCAAATCTCACTGAAAACgctttaaactatttaaaactttgTCACCAAGCATTCACTATAGTTATAAACcataatttttacataaaacgaataaactttaaagcattatttataaaattgcataATATCAGTAATAATTACCCAATCTCACAATAAACACTCCCATCAATGACAATCATTACTTCTTAATTTCCACAGATACTATCCTCAAGCAGTGGAAGTCTATGGTCCAGATGTAGAGACAGTGGTTCAAGAAGAGGACACACAGGCATTAGACAAGCCCCTCGTGGAGCCGATCAAGCACAAAAAGTTTCAAGTGCAAGAACAGAGTCTCCCGGAGACCAAGTATGACATGGAGTATTTAGCTGATATGCTAGATAACACC
Above is a window of Anticarsia gemmatalis isolate Benzon Research Colony breed Stoneville strain chromosome 2, ilAntGemm2 primary, whole genome shotgun sequence DNA encoding:
- the LOC142985521 gene encoding nucleolar complex protein 4 homolog B; the protein is MAAVQQNLSKMISAQLRNKANEFLNSRKHANNLADILQMFEAETDNYTPLLLTVEVIFTELLKRGDLIEGIVPLKPADRSPEAEYKRWLRACYESAHSRVVECIKRGRTSSRLQALVTACKLMQAEGKHPLEEFTGYYFPSMRLKNIFSMLLDSEVSMSAPIARFQEFTEYRDVQQYGLKVLSTLAYRKSPTSIYIQNYLELLDKLLVCEIAMDNKGKGKERDVEEKEERLLCGTDDKAPFPYNPGVCRRYANRCWGFACQWPLCAAPRTHRRALLLLVERLMPLLAKPHLATDMLCDSLDAGGPISMLALQGVLELVRVHNIDYPDMYDRLYAMFEPEMFATRYKKRLMHLADIFLSSTHLPESLVAAFAKRLSRLALVASAEDGVGLLQLVANLLVRHPALKRMICYEDSPNIMSTDPYVMEETCAGASRALGSSLWEVCALRRHDVPALSAAAARLLDAGAARAQPRPLAPHDLATSFDAELKKRFKTIEMNFVRPQGMTSSGDRVMQYWELMA